Below is a window of Stappia sp. DNA.
GTGATCGGCGGCAATTTCGTCGGCGGCATGTGGCAGGCCCTGATCGGCTTCTTCATCATCAGCGCCGCCCGCGCCTCGGAATCCCAGATGGCGGCCCGGATCGGCTTCGAAGGGCTGACGGCGGGCCAGTTGATGGCCCGTCCGGCGATCTCCGTTCCGGCGGAGATTTCCCTCGCCGAGCTGGTCGACGACTATTTCTACCGCCACTTCCACAAGGCCTATCCGGTCTTGCGCGCAGGCAAGGTGATCGGCTGCGTGCATGTGCGCGACGCCAGCGCCTATCCGCGCGCCGACTGGGCCGGACGGACGGTCGCCGACATCCTGCCCGAGGCCGGCCGCGCCGCCGTGATCGCCTCCGACACGCCGGTCTGGGAGGCGCTGAAGACCATGAACGCGCTTCAGGTGAGCCGCCTCGCGGTGGCCGACGACGGCGTACTCGCCGGTATCCTGACCATGCGCGATCTGATGACCTATCTGTCGCTGCGCGAGACCTTCGGACCGGGGCATAGCGCCGGGCCCGGGCACGGACGGGCGCCCGCGCCGACCTCGGCATGAGCGCATCGGCGTCCCGACCTCGAACCGACGTGGCACAGGGAGACGGCGCGCGATTGATCGGTCGCCGGCGCTTTCTCGCCCTCACGCTGGCCGGCGGAGCGTCGTGCCTCGCGCCGCCGGGATACGCGGCGACTGCGGTGCCCCCCGCGTCCCCGGCCGGGACCGGCAAAGAGGGTCTGGCGCTGGCGCTCGGCGGCGGCGCGGCCAAGGCCTTCGCCCACATCCCCGTTCTGGAGGTGCTGGATGAACTCGGCGTGCGGCCGGTGCAGCTGGCCGGCACCTCCATGGGCTCGATCCTGGCGAGCCTCTTTGCCGCCGGCATGTCCGGCCGGGACATCCGCGCCTATGCCATCGACCTCTTCGTCGAACGCCGGGCACTGTTGCAGAAACTGTTTCTCGACACCGGCCGCCCCCTGTCCTCGCTGCTGGACTTGACGCGACCCGCGATCATCGACCCGGTGGTGCTGTTTCAGGCGGTGCTGCCGGCGGATCTGCCCGCCACCTTCGAGGCGCTGTCGATCCCGGTGAAGATCGTGGCGACCGATTTCCACGCCCAGGACGACGTGGTTCTGGACAGCGGTCCGCTGCTGCCGGCGATTGCCGCGTCCTCCGCGCTGCCCGTTCTGCTCACGCCGGTGCGCCTCGACGGGCG
It encodes the following:
- a CDS encoding patatin-like phospholipase family protein; its protein translation is MPPASPAGTGKEGLALALGGGAAKAFAHIPVLEVLDELGVRPVQLAGTSMGSILASLFAAGMSGRDIRAYAIDLFVERRALLQKLFLDTGRPLSSLLDLTRPAIIDPVVLFQAVLPADLPATFEALSIPVKIVATDFHAQDDVVLDSGPLLPAIAASSALPVLLTPVRLDGRVLIDGGFTNPTPFDVLDAERHATVAVDVTGIDVPSAGELPGALETWMGSFSIVLHALVTEKLKSSRPDLLISPPVGTFQTMDFFRLEELLATVDRTRDDMKRRIAALLDAG